The genomic region TCTAAAAGGAACTAATTTTATAGACCTCTGATTCAAGTGATCATTTACTTCTGTCCAGTGAGTTGTTGGGGTTCTTAAATCCCCACCGAGACACCATGATGGTTGTAAGTGATTTTGACCCATGAGTCCATGACATCCACAAGATACACCCTCGAGAAGAGGAAATCGACGTCTAAGAGCTGATGGGACACAACATTGAAGGAAACAAGATAGACATTAAGAAGATAagacaaaagaaggaaaaacgACGTGATAAAGGTAGATGACGATTGTAAAtaaaagaagaacaagaactTTAGAATTAGTAGTTAGACTATCTCCAACCCttggcctaaaacctaaaatttttagcccataaaatttaggttttaacctagaaacagcttttctgctccaaccattatggcctaaaattttagccctaaattattaaagaatgaatttaggctttttttttttttttttttttgaaaaaaaaattgtagactatcctaaattaattttataaacacaaaatacgTGAAACACACAAGACACACATAACACGTATGAAGCAAATAGAAAGcacatgatagagatgtataacACACCAAACATGTGAAACACATGACACACACGAAACACataccaaatacatacaaaacacatgaaacGCATGAAACACAAACgttcaatcatcctctatataagCATAGGTTGAATATCTAACCATCACGCAACATATTCACCAATCTTccaacttttaaagtgtttttgtttcctcaaaatcatcaatatctcatcaatgggtGATAGAAGAAGGCGTAGCTTGACAATGCAGATGGCACAATACCAAGTAAGTCTTGCAATTGCAGATGCAAAAATGAACCATGAAGAAGCCGAATTTGTGAACTCGCTTATGCAATATGAGCACCATGTCGAATCTAGATATTGTCACGGGCGTTCATTTGTGCAGCATGATAGAGAAGAGTGTCATGACCAGatgatgaaagattatttcatcGAACATCCGAGACATCCTCCTCATGATTTTTGGAAGTGGTATCGGATGAGGAGAGAGCTTTTTGAAAGCATCTTGAACGCAGTTGTCCATCATGGCTACTACTTTGCAAGGAAGATAGATGCTGTAGGTTAACAAAGTCTATCATCTCATCAGAAGCTCACATCTACATTTCAGATCTAGCTAATAGGTGCTCTACAGACTAAACTGACGAATATTGTTGACTTGTAGATAATACTGCTATTGTGAACCTTAAGTGCTTTTGTAAGGCAATTAAAGCCATATATGAAGCCATATACCTCCGCAAGTCAAATCGTGAATACTTGAAGATGCTTCTACGCAAGGCAGACAAAGAGGCTTCTATGGCATGATAAGAAGTCCCAATTATATGCATTGAGAGTGGAAGAATTGTCCTATTACTTGGGCTGACCAATTCACGGGCCATCACAACAACCCAACCATCATGCTCGAGGCTTATGGCGTCTTacgatacatggatttggcatgcattCTTCAGCGCTTCTGGATCAAACAATGATATCAATGTTCTTTGGTCTTCTCCTCTATTCGATGATGTTGTTAATGGATGGGCACCGGAATGGAGGTACAAGGTAAATGGTAAACGGCATGAGCTAGGTTACCACTTAACTGATGGTATTTATCCTAGTTGGCCTACCTTTGTGAAAAGTTATTCTCATCCCGATAAtgcgaaaaaaaaattattttcgcaTAAACATGAATCTTACAGGAATGATGTGGAGAGAGCATTCGGGATCCTACAAGCTCGATGTGTCATTGTTAGAGGGGCTGCACAATTGTGGAATGTGGAAGACCTCCATTCAATCATGATAACGTGCATAATTTTAcataacatgattgtggaagatgagtacgtaGAAATTGAAGAAGACTTTGGAGAAGATGTGGATGATGACCAACCAACATATGCGAGAGCTATGGCAAGAGATATTGAATATCTCTCTGCAACCACTTACGAGACCTCGACAAGATAGGGTCACACTGAGTGAGTATATGAGATGTTTAAATAGAATTCAAACTCCTCAAGGTCATGACACACTCCGCAAGGATTTGGTTGAGCATATATTGCGTTAAGAAGGAGAACGTTGATGATGGATAATCTTAAGTGTATTAAAGTGTTAGTGTTGGTGTATTAATGTGTTCTTGTGTTAAATTTAAGTGAGCTATGTTGTTATTTTACGTAATAATTTTAAGCGTACTATGTTGTtattttctagtaataaattgAAGTGTCTTATTGTGACAAATCTTTTGTCTAGTACGTTGTCAAAATTATTCAAGACCGTTTGAATTATTTAGAGCATCTATTGTACATCAAAGTGTGCAACAATAAGTACAATAATTATTGAAGGCCTCTAGATTAatagaaacaataattaataagccATAAATTTAATACATGCAATAATTAATAAGTCATAaacgacaattaataaaccacataaacttaatacaatcaataattcataaactacataaacttaataatgatatccaccatcttgacttggtgatggacttgggaTATAGCCTTGAGATAATCAagatcttgaaatatactccttgtggcatGCCTTCgcaaaatttcattttgcttATCATGTAagaacttcttcctctctggagtgtatttgttgaggtCCTCCATCATGAAATTACATTCGAACCTTTCTTGCTCTTTATCCCCTTCGTGCGTAATGGCCAAACGCCTTCGGCTGCTTCTTCCTCCCGAGAGCTATGGCTTTCGGTCAATCTTGCAAATCTGGTAGCAATTTATGCACTAATCAGATCTTGGGACTcctcttttctctttgcttccttttgcttatctcttcccCAGACCttgcaaaagaaaaagttgGGATCACTTCATCGAgaccttcattgacatcatttgtATGTGCGGTTTcactatgaaataatcttccccatTGTTGGTCCGCATCGGTTCTCCACCTCGGACAATCTTTGAGGAcgttccaagcatgatgcaacttaaaagcttgattttttttgtgtagttcttgtcttgtaaattgtcattgctttgtcaccctatgcaagaaatacagaaaaataattagttgcaaaataatattatgtacatgacaaataaaatatcaacaaagaaactCACAACTTCTACAGCACTCCTTCCATTAACCATGTCAAccatggctctctccaagcttcccttccataaAGTGCATGTTTTGTTGATAACCTTCCACCGATCgtaaacaccaccaccttccctTCGGTTGGCGTTAgagttttcattgaacttatcaacgattttaccctacaaaacctttttattttgattcatgcCAATGACACCTTCTTCACTAATAGAAACCCATGCCAAgcataaagcaacatcttcctcaaaggtccaattacgacctctaatatgctcttttgccatcttgaaaattttggaaatgggaagaaatgATAGAAAGAacaattggaagaattgtaggagaaaagtgagttttatgtggatgtttgaacatatgtatttatagagtttttggatgaattttgagttaaataattttttttaaattattttagccattggatttaaatttgggtcattagatcttttttttatagttaaatttgattatattcgatcctAGTAAttagattcaataaatatataaatataaaatacaaaaaattgaaTGTAGGCTGTTGGATCAACCAACAACCTATTTATGTAAACCcttggattaaaaaaaagcaGTTGGTTCTTTGGCGCATGTGGCCAACATGCCCACATGGGTGGAGCCATGCTGGTCTCAGTCTTGGTGTGTCGCCCGCATGGGCCACATCTCCTAGGGGAGTCTGGCGCTCAAGTGCCATGTTTCAATCTCAATGATGGGGCCCACACCATTTTCTTGACTAAATTTAGGCTGGTTTTTGGCttctttttttaggttttaggttcaaattagAATTTGGGTTGGAATGGATTGGGGGAGAATAGAAGGGGAAAAATAGGTTTTAAGCCATGGGTTGGAGTTAGCCTTAAGAGGGCATCTGGTTGCTACAGCGAAGAAACTAAGGAAGCAACTTTAAACTCACGCTGTAGAGAAACACACTCACAACAGAAAACTCTCACACCGGAGAGAAAGGATTCTCAGTTTGCCTCATTTTAGTCATATGCTTTCTAACTGATTTGGCCTCGATGTAGCTTGTGTGAAGTTGGAGAAAGTTAATCTACTATCCCCTTTCTCTTTCTTGCTTACAGTCCCATATCGACATCGAATCATCCAATGGCAAAACGAGCAACCAGGTAGTCGATTTGCTTCTATTTGTTGtagttaatttaatttaggTTTGATTGCTCTCTCTAGTCTCTTCCACCTCCCCAGCTTCTTTGCTTatgttttttgcaatttaatttagggtttagttCTAGCTAACATGAATGATGAAGCAGTGATTTGTTAGGTCTTTTCTCAAACAGTGTTTAATTGGCAACCAACGAACAGCTGAAGGTGAAACACAGACTTGATTCATCACGAAGGTAATCATAACTCTCTCTCTTAACACAGATTCAATTCATCACTAAGGTAATcataattctctctctctcgctttctctctctctctctctcattgttAAAGGTTCTAGCACAACATGATGAAGCAATTTCAGTTTTGGGGTTTGAATTAAGGctctaattttaattattattattatgagaTCCGTGAAGCAATTTCAGTTTGGGGTTTTCTTTATCATGGTTTGATTGGCAACGCATTATGTGAGCTAAAACCAAACATAGAAATCATTTGCAAGGGTTTTGAGTGTTACACcaaatttctcattttcttaAGTCCTCCCTCCCTGTTTTCCCCTCTCCCTTGCTCTCTCTATATGATTAATACTGTGATTGATACGAATACATGTATCTAGTGGCGGATCCATATTTTAAATATGAGGGTCTCAATAATCAAAGTCaaaaaatttgtagacaaacataacatggaaaaattaaatgataatacATTTTATTCATAAATCATACTTAAAACAACTTTATAAGCTGCAAAATCCTATTTGTAAATATGCTATTTGGACCgaacataaaacatatcaataATGAACTTTAAATCTCCATCAATTCTCGATtcacattaatttaataaaaagaaaataagacttGGCCAGAATGGCGTTGTTTTGGGCCaagtcattttaaaaaacattaaaagacATGGCCAAAATACCATCATTTTGGGCTAAGTCACTTTAAAAAATCTATTCTTTTTCGTGGTTGTCTTTTCCATGAAGACGCTGACGCCAATGCATAGCTGGAATTTAGAGCTAGAGCCAGAGGCAAGAGGCCCAACCTTATACTTTAGGAGCCCTGGGAAAATTCAATCAAGGATTTTGGATCGCCCAGGTCCCTTTACAAACACGCTCTACATGTGTCAGTGCATTGCATACATAATCGATGGAGGTTGTTGGCAATGTATTAAAAGCATGAGGCGTGGGCGAGGCGAAGCCTTAcaggatttaattttttttttatatatatgttttatatattatacatataattgtataaaaaatagtACTATGTAAAATAGACATCCATTCTCAAATTTTCATTCAAATCCAGTCATTcaaaagataatatcatttaaattcatcattcaaaggtaatatcacccaaattcatcattcaaaaggtaatacaaacaaagaaaacaatcattcatccaaatcatcttcatataaatcaaaatacaaacaaagaTATCAATCATTCATCTAAATCCTCTTCATCTAAATAAAAGGCAACATCATCCTCTTCATTACCAACTCTAGATGAACTTGTTGGGTatgtcatcatttcatcaaaagAATCTTCCGAATCATATTCCACATTTCTTCTAGTTCTACTTGAGGATTCTTCATTACCCTGTTTTCTTTTGTATGTATTAGGACCCCAAGGTTGAGTAGGCTcacgaggaggaggaagaggagaagaCTCTCTAGGCTCTCGAATGTATGAGCCACCTTCATAAACCGGGGGTGGCACATTCCTTACGGCCTCAACACTATACAATAACTCATCCTCAAGCCATGTAGGATCTTCTGGAAGAACGGGATCTTCTATCTCTGTTATCCATTCATCATCGAAGGCAATTTCTTCCACAACAATAGGATCATACTTCTCCAtccttttcttatttctttgtTGTAAAGCCAAATTGTACTTGACATAGGCTAAAGCATTAAGCCTTTTGTGTTCAAGCCTATTCCTTCTTTTTGTATGAATCTACAAATAAATCAATTCTATTATTCAAGTCTAATCATCTTAAGCAAAAATGACACTtaagataataataatatatttacttacCATTGAAAATGTGCTCCAATTCCTCTCACATCCCGATGCACTACAAGTAAGGCTTAGAACTCGGATAGCAAACTTCGTAAACTAGGGTGTTTTATGCCCAAAGCGTTCCCACCAAGCCgctaaaaaaacaatattgtgAGGTAAGTAATTTAAGGGTTAATGATAAAAAGATATTAACAATTGACTAATTAAATCTTACTTGGTGTTCGTTTTTTCCTAGTTTGCATAGCCATAGAATCTGCAAATGGACCACACCTGTTAGTAAATAAATCCAATTGAACATCGGCCTCTTCACGTTCTTTTCCTTTCCCAAGCATCCTATCCATGCAAGTAAATAACCCATTTCGTACTTAATCAGTATTTGAGAAATTATCCTCATATTGAAATTATGGGTTTGAGTAATAGGCCGCCGCATGTAGTGGTTGATGAAGTTGATCGTCCCATCTACGATCTATCTTTCTCCAAATAGGCATATATTTTTTCTCCACTTTGTTAAGATTGCTTGCAATTTTCTCTTTTGCGGCATCCATCAACTCATATATAAAACCCATGGGGAGTCTCTCCTCCGAATCAACCTCTCTCAAAACACAAACAAGAGGAAGAACACCCTTAATGCAAAAGGAAACTCGACCCCAAAACTCACGATCATATAACACATGATGCTTAGCCAACTTTGCTTCACAGGATTTTGCATAGGTACTTTCTGATCATTCTTGAGAGGTAAACAAAGCAACaagattttccttttgcttttgtaGCTTTTGTAGTGTAAGGAAAGAAGTGGCAAACCTAGTGACCGCCGGACGAAGAATTTCTGAATTGTTAGTGTACTTTCTCATCAAAGCTAGTACCCATTGATGAACATATACATACTTTGAAATACACCTAACACGTTTGAGTGTGTCATCAAACCATGCCATCCTAGAAATATCttctagcatcaaatcaatGCAATGAGCCGCACATAGAGTCCACCACACCTTCTCTTTCCTCTCCATAAGTTTTGCTTCAGCATTCTTGTAGTTCGAAGCATTATCGGATATAACTTGAACCACATTCTCCTCCCCAATTTCTTGAATAACGTCATCCAAATAGCCATACAACAAATCTCCATTCTTAATAAAGGCCGATGCATCAACCGATTTCAAGAACCAAGTACCTTATGGGCTATTGACAAGAAAGTTGATTAAACACCTACTTTCGACCATCCATCCGACATAATAGTGCATCCATATCTCTTCCAAGCCTTTTGATGTTCTTTCATCATACTTTGTACATCATCAACTTCTTCTTTGAGCATCCAAGTTCTATATTCATGGCTTGTAGGAGCATCAAAGCCGGGACCAAAATTGGATACCAATTTCAT from Pyrus communis chromosome 9, drPyrComm1.1, whole genome shotgun sequence harbors:
- the LOC137744312 gene encoding uncharacterized protein yields the protein MGDRRRRSLTMQMAQYQVSLAIADAKMNHEEAEFVNSLMQYEHHVESRYCHGRSFVQHDREECHDQMMKDYFIEHPRHPPHDFWKWYRMRRELFESILNAVVHHGYYFARKIDAVDNTAIVNLKCFCKAIKAIYEAIYLRKSNREYLKMLLRKADKEASMA
- the LOC137744313 gene encoding uncharacterized protein, translated to MASYDTWIWHAFFSASGSNNDINVLWSSPLFDDVVNGWAPEWRYKVNGKRHELGYHLTDGIYPSWPTFVKSYSHPDNAKKKLFSHKHESYRNDVERAFGILQARCVIVRGAAQLWNVEDLHSIMITCIILHNMIVEDEYVEIEEDFGEDVDDDQPTYARAMARDIEYLSATTYETSTR